The proteins below are encoded in one region of Fibrella aestuarina BUZ 2:
- a CDS encoding lactonase family protein encodes MRHPFLYLALFVSGMITAPLQAQPTPERLYVGTYSTRGSEGIYTFAFDRTAGTLTQIGSTKNDKSPSFLALHPSKRYLYSVNESSDGPNGVNAYAIDAKTGALTLLNQGSSEGSGPCHVSLDKTGRLAFISAYGGGTFAALPVGADGRVGAPSFKMKYEGGNPANPRQNGVHIHSATVSPDNRFVYVADLGSDRIYTYAIDATKQRVSPAATPYTTVKGGSGPRHMVIHPNGRFTYLVEELTSSTAAFSRDAKTGALTLLQDNVPTLPADFSAQNTSADIHMDPSGKFVYQSNRGLNALSMLTVGADGKLTMAGTTPTDGKAPRNFWVDPRGQFVIVANQETDNLVVFRRDTKTGKLTPTGHSVKVPAPVCVISGN; translated from the coding sequence ATGCGACACCCTTTTCTTTACCTTGCCCTCTTCGTAAGTGGCATGATCACCGCCCCACTCCAGGCCCAACCGACGCCCGAGCGGCTCTATGTGGGTACGTATTCAACACGGGGCAGCGAGGGGATTTACACGTTTGCCTTCGACCGCACCGCGGGTACGCTGACGCAAATCGGCTCGACCAAAAACGACAAAAGCCCGTCGTTCTTGGCTCTCCACCCATCCAAGCGGTATCTCTACTCCGTCAACGAATCGAGCGACGGCCCCAACGGCGTCAACGCCTACGCGATCGACGCTAAAACCGGCGCACTCACGCTGCTGAACCAGGGATCGTCGGAAGGCAGCGGCCCCTGCCATGTCAGCCTCGACAAGACCGGACGGCTTGCCTTTATCTCGGCCTATGGTGGCGGTACGTTCGCAGCCTTGCCCGTTGGGGCGGATGGCAGAGTAGGAGCGCCTTCGTTCAAGATGAAATACGAAGGGGGTAACCCGGCCAATCCCCGCCAAAACGGGGTCCATATTCACTCGGCGACGGTTTCGCCCGACAACCGCTTTGTGTACGTAGCCGATCTGGGCTCCGACCGGATCTACACCTACGCCATCGACGCCACTAAGCAGCGCGTTTCGCCCGCTGCTACACCCTACACGACGGTGAAAGGCGGCTCGGGCCCGCGCCACATGGTCATTCATCCCAATGGCCGGTTTACCTATCTGGTTGAAGAACTCACCTCGTCGACGGCCGCTTTCAGCCGCGATGCCAAAACGGGCGCCCTGACGCTTCTGCAAGACAACGTACCTACGCTCCCGGCCGATTTCAGCGCCCAGAACACCTCGGCCGATATTCACATGGACCCGTCGGGCAAGTTTGTGTACCAGTCGAACCGCGGCCTGAACGCGCTCTCGATGCTGACCGTGGGCGCCGATGGTAAACTGACAATGGCAGGCACGACACCAACCGATGGCAAAGCCCCACGGAACTTCTGGGTCGACCCGCGCGGGCAGTTTGTGATCGTCGCCAATCAGGAAACGGACAACCTTGTGGTGTTCCGCCGCGACACCAAAACGGGTAAGCTCACCCCCACCGGCCACAGCGTGAAAGTACCCGCGCCGGTCTGCGTTATTTCTGGCAATTAA
- a CDS encoding SMP-30/gluconolactonase/LRE family protein translates to MTRYVLLTLIIIGFLARCQQQKKETSTEIADSTATAMAADSVPTIGNPVLLATLPEKYNTPDGLALGPDGTVYLSMPNLANNDYPGVLLKIVGDSVQFVSDLPAHPETKHACPMDLAFGPDGNLYYADNQYENDKNNKSRLMRIRMKGGKVLGVDQLVTGFGLSNAVLWKGNNLYVTDSQWDTDKDDKGSAIFRFTMAELNKATTNAPIVLKPKTMDPHVLTTFTTTVNETGLDNGADGLDYDSQGNLYTGSFGDGTLYKVALKPDGSFASKQVLSVSQPIACVDGLIVDRATNTMYLCNSRMNAIMTVNLADGTVSTLAQNGDTDGQYGRLDQPAEVLLKGKRLYISDYDKPEKKFVNSKADDVHTMSYIELK, encoded by the coding sequence ATGACCCGTTACGTACTTCTTACGCTGATTATCATCGGCTTTCTGGCGCGCTGTCAGCAGCAGAAAAAGGAGACTTCAACCGAAATTGCCGACTCTACTGCTACGGCAATGGCCGCCGATTCTGTGCCCACCATTGGTAATCCGGTGCTGCTGGCTACACTGCCCGAAAAATACAACACACCCGACGGCCTGGCGCTGGGCCCTGATGGCACGGTCTACCTGTCGATGCCTAATCTGGCCAACAACGATTACCCCGGCGTTTTGCTGAAAATCGTCGGTGATTCGGTGCAGTTCGTCAGCGATCTGCCCGCCCACCCCGAGACAAAGCACGCCTGCCCGATGGATCTGGCCTTTGGACCAGATGGTAACCTGTACTACGCTGATAACCAATATGAAAACGATAAAAATAACAAATCGCGGTTGATGCGCATTCGCATGAAAGGCGGTAAGGTGTTGGGCGTCGATCAGTTGGTGACGGGCTTTGGTTTGTCGAATGCCGTGCTCTGGAAAGGCAACAACCTCTACGTGACCGACAGCCAGTGGGATACCGACAAAGATGACAAAGGAAGCGCCATTTTCCGGTTCACGATGGCCGAGTTGAACAAGGCGACAACTAACGCGCCTATCGTGCTGAAACCTAAAACGATGGACCCGCATGTGCTGACTACGTTTACGACCACCGTAAACGAAACGGGCCTCGATAATGGCGCTGATGGGCTGGACTACGACAGTCAGGGAAATTTGTACACCGGCTCGTTTGGCGACGGTACGCTCTACAAAGTGGCGCTCAAACCAGATGGCAGTTTTGCCTCAAAACAGGTGCTTAGTGTCAGTCAGCCAATTGCCTGCGTAGATGGCCTGATTGTGGATCGGGCGACCAATACAATGTACCTCTGCAACTCCCGCATGAATGCCATCATGACGGTGAATCTGGCCGATGGCACCGTGAGTACGCTGGCGCAGAACGGCGATACCGACGGGCAATATGGTCGGCTCGACCAACCTGCTGAAGTGCTGTTGAAAGGTAAGCGGCTCTATATCAGCGATTACGACAAGCCCGAGAAGAAGTTCGTCAACAGCAAAGCCGACGACGTGCACACGATGTCGTATATCGAGTTGAAGTAG
- a CDS encoding TolC family protein, protein MVTDVVLAQKSPDSLATRAYLTDCIQYALANQPIVRQSLIDQEIADRNIRVAQSGWLPQVNAGYNLFHYLKLPVTLIPDATTGERRPVTLGARNTSTASFSLSQNLLSRDLLLANQTADAYRTQARQVTASNKIDVVINVSKAFYDLILTQRQVEVLSEDIGRQQRSYQDATNQYQSGLVDKTDPQRAKIALNNTIAQRKQYADLVGAKYQALKQLMGYPPNGALNLVYDSLQLAQESRLDTTLLVDPRNRIEYQLLETQGRLADANVRYNRWSYLPTVAAVANYNFLYQNNVFPQLYGQAFPNSLIGLVVSLPIYQGGRRIQQTRIAELQVKRLEWDKNALTSSVDAEYAQALANYKGNLANYQALQENLLLAQDTYRVINLQYRSGIRAYLDVTVAEADLRAARLNVFSALNQLILSKLDVERALGQIRF, encoded by the coding sequence ATGGTTACCGATGTCGTTCTTGCGCAAAAATCGCCCGATTCGTTAGCCACAAGGGCTTATTTGACCGATTGCATTCAGTACGCGCTCGCCAATCAACCTATCGTTCGTCAGTCGCTCATTGATCAGGAAATTGCCGACCGCAACATTCGCGTGGCCCAATCAGGTTGGCTACCACAGGTCAATGCTGGCTACAATTTATTTCACTACCTCAAACTGCCCGTCACGCTCATCCCCGACGCGACCACCGGCGAGCGACGGCCCGTTACCCTGGGGGCGCGCAACACATCCACGGCTTCCTTTTCGCTGTCGCAAAACCTGCTCAGCCGCGATCTGCTACTGGCCAACCAGACTGCCGACGCCTACCGAACCCAGGCCCGACAGGTGACCGCCAGCAACAAAATCGACGTGGTCATCAATGTCAGCAAAGCCTTTTATGACCTGATCCTGACGCAGCGGCAGGTGGAAGTGCTTTCTGAAGACATCGGGCGGCAACAGCGCAGTTATCAGGACGCCACCAACCAGTATCAGAGTGGACTTGTCGATAAAACCGACCCGCAACGGGCCAAGATTGCCCTCAACAACACCATTGCCCAACGCAAGCAATATGCCGATCTGGTGGGGGCCAAATACCAGGCGCTGAAACAGTTGATGGGTTACCCGCCAAACGGCGCGCTCAATCTGGTGTATGACTCGCTCCAACTGGCGCAGGAATCACGGCTCGACACGACGCTGCTGGTGGATCCGCGCAATCGAATCGAGTACCAACTGCTGGAAACACAAGGGCGCCTCGCCGACGCCAACGTGCGCTACAATCGCTGGTCGTATCTGCCTACGGTGGCGGCCGTCGCCAACTACAACTTCCTGTACCAGAACAACGTCTTTCCGCAGCTTTACGGCCAGGCATTCCCCAACTCGCTGATTGGGCTGGTGGTGTCGCTGCCTATCTATCAGGGCGGGCGGCGCATTCAACAGACACGCATTGCCGAGCTACAGGTGAAACGATTGGAATGGGATAAGAACGCGCTCACCAGTTCGGTCGATGCGGAATACGCGCAGGCCCTCGCCAACTACAAAGGCAACCTTGCCAATTACCAGGCCTTGCAGGAGAATTTATTGCTGGCGCAGGACACCTACCGCGTCATCAACCTGCAATACCGATCGGGCATTCGGGCCTACCTCGACGTCACCGTGGCCGAGGCCGATCTTCGGGCCGCTCGCCTCAATGTTTTCTCAGCCCTCAACCAACTCATCCTCAGCAAACTGGATGTAGAGCGTGCGTTGGGCCAAATTCGATTCTAA
- a CDS encoding molybdopterin-dependent oxidoreductase: MSSSTDQSLRTYYRACNLCEAICGLIVTHRNGQVVSIAGDPDDPFSRGHICPKAVALRDVYEDPNRLRKPLKRVGTDWQEIGWEQALDEVADRLHQVRTQHGPSAIGVYAGNPTVHNSGSFLAMPGMVKALGARAVFSASSVDQFPHHFAAWQLFGHPLLMPVPDLDHTDFWLIIGGNPIASNGSIMTAPDVSTRLRAIQQRGGRVVVIDPRRTETAHRADEHHFIRPGTDVFLLLAMTQTLFAEQLVNPGRLTALTDGLGTLQEAVAPFTPESVMAITGISPDVIRALAHELAQTPRAALYGRVGVSTQEFGGLCLWLINVLNLLTGHLDEPGGMLFTSPAIDVLATRPGSPRPVYNKYNRFQSRVSQKPEFMGELPVACLAEEIETPGDGQLRALVTSCGNPVLSTPNGRRLETALTQLDFMVSIDIYLNETTRHAHYILPPLTGLETANYDLTFHMLAIRNTARYSEPMVPKPDGTLYDWEIFEHLRLRLLGTSRAEWTLQNPEKIIDQGLRYGPYARQGLSLTYLREYPHGVDLGPLQSQLPGRLFTPNGRIDVAPALFLADLPRAHAALQEGTPAPDSLLLISRRHLRDNNSWMHNARVLMKGRNRCTLLLHPTDAARLGIVTGQSVRVRSRVGEVDIPADITPDIMPGVVCMPHGYGHHRTGTRLDVAQQHAGASVNDLTDEAFADSLTGNAALSGVPVWVNGM; encoded by the coding sequence ATGTCTTCATCAACTGATCAATCCCTGCGAACCTACTACCGGGCCTGTAACCTTTGCGAGGCCATCTGTGGCCTGATCGTGACGCACCGAAACGGGCAGGTCGTCAGTATCGCGGGGGACCCCGATGATCCCTTCAGCCGGGGTCATATTTGCCCGAAAGCGGTGGCGTTGCGGGATGTGTATGAAGACCCAAACCGGCTGCGAAAACCGCTGAAACGCGTAGGCACCGACTGGCAGGAAATCGGGTGGGAGCAGGCCCTGGACGAAGTCGCCGACCGGCTGCATCAGGTACGTACCCAGCACGGGCCGAGCGCCATCGGTGTCTATGCCGGTAACCCAACGGTGCACAATTCGGGGTCGTTTCTGGCCATGCCGGGCATGGTGAAAGCCCTGGGCGCCCGCGCCGTGTTTTCGGCTTCGTCGGTCGATCAGTTTCCGCATCATTTTGCGGCCTGGCAGTTGTTTGGCCACCCGCTGCTAATGCCCGTTCCCGACCTCGACCACACCGATTTCTGGCTCATCATCGGTGGAAACCCCATCGCGTCGAACGGTAGCATCATGACGGCCCCGGACGTGAGCACACGCCTGCGGGCTATTCAGCAGCGGGGCGGCCGCGTCGTCGTTATCGATCCCCGCCGTACCGAAACAGCCCACCGGGCCGACGAGCATCACTTTATCCGACCCGGCACCGACGTGTTTTTGCTCTTGGCCATGACGCAAACGCTGTTTGCCGAACAACTGGTTAACCCCGGTCGCCTGACCGCGCTGACCGACGGGCTGGGTACGTTGCAGGAGGCCGTAGCCCCATTTACGCCTGAATCGGTAATGGCCATAACGGGTATTTCGCCCGACGTGATTCGGGCGTTGGCGCATGAACTGGCGCAGACGCCCCGTGCGGCTCTCTACGGGCGGGTGGGCGTTTCAACGCAGGAATTTGGTGGGCTTTGTCTGTGGCTCATCAACGTACTTAACCTGCTGACGGGCCACCTCGACGAGCCGGGCGGGATGCTGTTTACCTCACCCGCCATCGACGTGCTAGCCACCCGCCCCGGTTCGCCCCGGCCCGTTTACAACAAGTACAACCGCTTTCAAAGTCGGGTGAGCCAGAAGCCGGAGTTTATGGGCGAACTGCCAGTGGCTTGCTTAGCCGAGGAAATCGAAACGCCGGGCGACGGACAACTGCGGGCGCTGGTTACGAGTTGCGGGAATCCGGTGCTGTCGACGCCCAACGGACGGCGGCTGGAGACAGCGCTGACGCAACTCGACTTCATGGTGTCGATTGATATCTACCTGAACGAAACCACGCGCCATGCTCACTACATCTTACCGCCGCTGACGGGCCTCGAAACGGCCAATTACGACCTGACCTTCCACATGCTGGCGATCCGCAATACCGCCCGCTACTCAGAGCCGATGGTGCCCAAACCCGATGGCACGCTGTATGACTGGGAAATTTTCGAGCACCTACGGTTGCGCTTACTGGGTACGTCGCGCGCGGAGTGGACACTACAAAACCCGGAAAAGATCATCGATCAGGGGTTGCGCTATGGGCCTTACGCCAGGCAGGGACTGAGTCTAACGTACCTGCGCGAGTACCCACATGGCGTCGATCTGGGGCCGTTGCAGTCGCAGTTACCCGGCCGCCTGTTCACGCCGAATGGCCGCATCGACGTGGCTCCCGCCCTGTTTCTGGCCGACTTGCCCCGCGCCCATGCGGCTCTGCAAGAGGGCACACCTGCCCCCGATTCGTTGCTCCTGATCAGCCGCCGGCATCTGCGTGACAACAACTCGTGGATGCACAACGCCCGCGTGCTGATGAAAGGGCGAAACCGCTGTACGTTGCTGTTGCACCCTACCGACGCGGCCCGGTTGGGCATCGTAACGGGCCAATCGGTTCGGGTACGTTCCCGCGTGGGCGAAGTCGATATACCCGCCGACATCACGCCCGATATTATGCCCGGCGTAGTGTGCATGCCGCACGGCTACGGCCACCACCGCACTGGCACCCGGCTCGACGTGGCGCAGCAACATGCCGGGGCCAGCGTCAACGACCTGACCGACGAAGCCTTTGCCGATTCGCTGACGGGCAACGCCGCCCTATCGGGTGTACCGGTTTGGGTGAATGGAATGTAG
- a CDS encoding VOC family protein: MAPYSLPAQTRIGHVHLKVADLKRAMAFYCDLLGFELITMYGDQAAFISAGGYHHHIGLNTWYSKDAPPAPVRAAGLFHTAILYPTRRDLAVALQRLLDAGYPLTGASDHGVSEAIYLNDPDQNGVELYWDRPRDEWPLRPDGSIEMYTRPLNLNELLATR, translated from the coding sequence ATGGCACCTTACTCACTACCCGCCCAGACCCGCATTGGGCATGTTCATTTGAAAGTAGCCGACCTGAAACGGGCAATGGCTTTCTACTGCGACCTGCTCGGCTTTGAACTAATCACCATGTACGGCGATCAGGCAGCGTTTATCTCGGCAGGTGGTTACCACCACCACATCGGTCTCAACACCTGGTACAGCAAAGATGCCCCGCCTGCGCCGGTGCGTGCCGCCGGGCTGTTTCACACGGCCATTCTGTACCCGACTCGCCGCGATCTGGCCGTAGCGCTGCAACGCCTGCTCGACGCGGGCTACCCGCTCACTGGCGCCTCGGACCACGGCGTATCGGAGGCGATTTACCTGAATGACCCCGACCAGAACGGCGTTGAGCTGTATTGGGATCGCCCCCGCGACGAATGGCCCCTGCGGCCCGACGGCAGCATCGAGATGTACACGCGGCCCCTCAACCTCAACGAGTTGCTGGCTACCCGTTAG
- a CDS encoding chaperone modulator CbpM produces MFANDLIPATDFCVYHHVEITFIHTLAQHGLINVVTVEQTDYVQPDQLTRLEKLVRLHQELAIHPDDLDIVDNLLDQVETLQRQVTTLQNQLRFYQ; encoded by the coding sequence ATGTTTGCAAACGACCTGATTCCGGCCACCGATTTCTGCGTGTACCACCACGTCGAAATCACCTTTATTCATACCCTGGCTCAACACGGGCTGATTAACGTCGTGACGGTTGAGCAGACCGATTACGTGCAGCCCGACCAGCTCACCCGCCTTGAAAAGCTCGTCAGGCTGCATCAAGAGTTGGCCATCCACCCCGACGACCTCGACATTGTCGATAACCTGCTCGATCAGGTCGAGACCCTTCAGCGGCAGGTAACTACCCTTCAAAACCAGTTGCGGTTTTATCAGTAG
- a CDS encoding DnaJ C-terminal domain-containing protein — protein MDFIDYYKILGIPKTASEDEIKKAYRKLARKMHPDLNPNDPEANKKFQQLNEANEVLSDPDKRKKYDQYGKDWQHAEQFEQARESARQQQRTQNPYGGAQYGGGDGGYSFSGDFDGSNFSDFFASMFGSEAGSGFGRREARFRGQDYEAELRLSLRDAYTTHKQSLTVNGKTIGITVYAGVENGQKIKLTGYGAPGVNGGPNGDLYLTFLIDDDPRYKRQGNDLYVTEEIDLLTALLGGEKVVDTLSGQVKVPVKAETQPGTKIRLRGKGFPVYRQENTFGDLYVQWQVKLPTNLTDDQKDQLRAALTR, from the coding sequence ATGGACTTCATTGATTATTATAAGATTCTGGGCATACCGAAAACAGCCTCTGAGGATGAGATCAAGAAGGCCTACCGGAAATTGGCCCGGAAAATGCATCCCGACCTCAACCCCAACGACCCGGAGGCCAATAAGAAGTTTCAGCAACTGAACGAAGCCAACGAGGTACTCAGCGACCCCGACAAGCGCAAGAAGTACGATCAGTACGGCAAAGACTGGCAACATGCCGAACAGTTTGAGCAGGCGCGGGAATCCGCGCGGCAGCAGCAACGTACCCAGAACCCGTATGGCGGTGCTCAGTATGGCGGAGGCGACGGCGGCTATTCGTTCTCGGGCGATTTTGACGGCAGTAACTTCTCCGACTTTTTCGCCTCGATGTTTGGCTCTGAAGCGGGCAGCGGTTTCGGTCGGCGCGAAGCGCGCTTTCGGGGTCAGGACTACGAAGCTGAACTCCGCCTCAGCCTGCGCGATGCCTACACGACCCACAAACAATCGCTGACCGTCAACGGCAAAACCATCGGCATCACCGTCTACGCGGGGGTCGAAAACGGTCAGAAGATCAAACTGACGGGCTATGGCGCACCCGGCGTCAACGGCGGGCCCAACGGTGACCTGTACCTCACCTTCCTGATCGACGATGATCCGCGCTACAAACGGCAGGGCAACGACCTGTACGTGACCGAGGAAATCGACCTGCTGACGGCGCTGCTGGGCGGCGAAAAAGTGGTCGATACGCTGTCGGGGCAGGTGAAAGTACCCGTCAAAGCCGAAACCCAGCCCGGCACCAAAATCCGGCTGCGGGGCAAAGGATTCCCGGTCTACCGGCAGGAAAACACCTTCGGCGACTTGTATGTGCAATGGCAGGTGAAACTCCCTACCAACCTGACCGACGACCAGAAAGACCAACTCCGCGCAGCCCTTACCCGTTAA
- a CDS encoding efflux RND transporter periplasmic adaptor subunit: MRTYLLLPALLFIAAACGGKKDEQQQAPPPPTPVTAVKATRGNATYYDEFPATVTALVDVEIQPQVAGNITGIFFQDGQRVKKGQKLYTIDPQQYRASYDQAVANLNVQKANLNRAQKDADRYNTLAKQDAIARQAVDNANATLEAAQMQVQAAQANIRAVSTNLKYTTIYAPLDGTIGISQVRLGAAVAPGSTPLNTISADNPISVDIQIDESDIQRFVKLQSQPSNPRDSTFVFLLTDGTRYRYPGAVRIVDRAVDPQTGTLRVRVAFPNPERQLKVGLNGNLRVKASTGAPQLMIPYQAVTEQMSEYFVFVVGDSSKVTQKKVTLGPRINEKVIVKNGLNEGELIVTEGTQKIREGARVKAAVK, from the coding sequence ATGAGAACGTACCTGCTGTTGCCTGCCCTGCTGTTCATTGCCGCAGCGTGTGGAGGCAAAAAAGACGAGCAACAACAAGCCCCACCACCGCCCACGCCCGTCACGGCTGTGAAAGCGACCAGGGGCAATGCCACCTATTACGACGAATTCCCGGCTACGGTAACGGCGCTGGTCGATGTCGAGATTCAACCCCAGGTTGCGGGTAACATCACCGGCATTTTTTTCCAGGATGGGCAGCGTGTGAAGAAAGGGCAGAAGCTGTACACCATCGACCCGCAGCAATACCGGGCAAGCTACGATCAGGCGGTGGCCAACCTGAATGTGCAGAAAGCTAACCTCAACCGCGCCCAGAAAGACGCCGACCGCTACAATACGCTGGCCAAACAGGATGCCATTGCCCGGCAGGCGGTCGACAACGCCAATGCCACTCTGGAAGCAGCCCAAATGCAGGTACAGGCGGCGCAGGCCAACATCCGGGCGGTGTCGACCAACCTCAAATACACCACCATCTACGCCCCCCTCGACGGTACCATCGGCATCTCGCAGGTACGTCTGGGCGCAGCAGTCGCGCCGGGGTCGACGCCGCTCAACACTATTTCGGCCGACAACCCGATTTCGGTCGATATTCAGATCGATGAATCAGACATTCAGCGGTTTGTGAAGCTGCAAAGCCAGCCCAGCAATCCGCGCGATTCCACGTTCGTCTTTCTGCTGACCGACGGCACCCGCTACCGCTACCCCGGTGCCGTCCGGATCGTCGACCGGGCCGTTGACCCACAGACAGGTACGTTGCGCGTACGGGTGGCCTTCCCTAATCCCGAGCGGCAACTGAAAGTGGGCCTGAACGGTAATCTGCGCGTGAAAGCCAGCACGGGCGCGCCCCAACTGATGATTCCGTATCAGGCCGTTACCGAGCAGATGAGTGAATACTTTGTCTTCGTCGTCGGTGACAGCAGCAAGGTGACCCAGAAAAAAGTGACGCTGGGCCCCCGCATCAACGAAAAGGTGATCGTGAAGAACGGCCTCAACGAAGGTGAACTCATCGTGACGGAGGGCACGCAGAAAATCCGCGAAGGCGCACGCGTTAAGGCTGCCGTTAAGTGA
- a CDS encoding 3-keto-disaccharide hydrolase, with the protein MQRFLFALFLPLLFVMAAPTKKITLFNGKDLTGWKIYGTEKWYVDNGELICESGPDKQYGYLATEAFYKNFDLSVQFKQEANGNSGVFFRSTIDGTRISGWQVEVAPKDHDTGGIYESYGRGWLEQIPAEKETILKPGEWNTLRIRVEGDHVQTYLNGKPMVDMRDAKIGAANGSIALQIHDGGGIKVRWRKLILKEL; encoded by the coding sequence ATGCAACGGTTTCTGTTTGCTCTCTTCCTGCCCCTTCTGTTTGTGATGGCGGCCCCCACCAAAAAAATAACGCTCTTCAACGGCAAAGACCTGACGGGCTGGAAAATCTACGGCACCGAGAAATGGTATGTCGATAATGGCGAGTTGATCTGTGAAAGCGGCCCCGACAAGCAATATGGCTACCTGGCCACCGAGGCGTTCTACAAAAACTTCGACCTGTCGGTGCAGTTCAAGCAGGAAGCCAACGGCAATAGTGGCGTGTTTTTCCGCTCGACCATCGACGGCACAAGAATCAGTGGCTGGCAGGTTGAAGTCGCGCCCAAAGACCACGATACGGGCGGTATTTACGAATCATACGGACGGGGTTGGCTCGAACAGATACCCGCCGAAAAAGAGACGATTCTGAAGCCGGGCGAGTGGAACACGCTTCGTATCCGCGTGGAAGGCGACCACGTGCAAACGTACCTGAACGGCAAGCCGATGGTCGATATGCGCGACGCAAAAATCGGCGCCGCAAATGGCTCCATCGCTCTACAGATTCACGACGGCGGCGGCATCAAAGTCCGCTGGCGCAAGCTGATCCTGAAGGAGTTGTGA